AGGCATTTACATGCTTTTGGAACCACCCTCAAGAGGCCCTTTGAGGAAGTGGGATTTATTCATTCCTAAACATctgctttttattcatttattttttactaatTTACAGTTTTGATTAGGCCGAAAtaaaaagtcagtttttttctgaagttctctaaatgtctttatggacttgtGATGAGGACAAGACGACTGACTATTTTCAGAATTCTCCCAAGTCCCTTTTATCCAAATAGCCCTAGGTTGTCCATTTTTGCCTTTCAGTTCTAGAACTGTTACTGAACAAATCTGGGGATGTTTTTCAGGtggaaatttttttaaaaagatagtCTGGGGCTTAAGGGATTAAATTGCCTTTTTGACAGGACCTCTGTAGGTAAAGGAAGGCTGTTATTTCCATCTGTGGTAATCTGTATTTGGCTCTGTTCCCCACCTTTTCATAAACATGAATAGAAAGCCAGAAGAGGGGAAAGCAGCAACAGTAAGACCATAGCCCATAACGCGCTATGGCATCAGTAAGGTCAACTAAGAAgggggtgggttgcaaagcCACTTGCAGAGGTTCTGGGTAGGCTAAAGGAACTTAAGTAGAGCACCCTATATATCATTTACCAATTGGCAGAATTTTTTTATATCAGACCAATGCCCAAAATGTGATTACTTTTAGTAATAGCCAAATAAATGTACTTACTGTAGTACTGTACCAAAGTATAGTGATGAGTTAATTGTACTTTTGacaaattccattttatttctacTCCTCTTCATTTCACAGTTCTAACACTTTTTATTCCTCTGCATTTTTTGACAGCTTTACTTTCTTTGCAGATTCAGGGTATTTAATAAAGGATATGATAGGATGAGGAGCTCAAACTAGAGCTCCTGCCGCTCCAAATCGGAATGAGTCAGCTTAGGTGGTTTAAATATCTgtctaggatgcctcctggacactTCCTAGATGAGGTATTTCAGGCATGTCCAACTGGGAGAAGACCCCGGTGAGACCGGGAACTCACTGGAAAGATTATGTCCctcggctggcttgggaatgcccCGGTATCCCCTCTGTAGACCTAGAGGTGGTGGCTGAGGAGGGTGGTCTGAGCAGCTCTGCttagaaaaagtaaaaattaatcATGATGCATTACTTGGTTTAGTCTGACTTGAAAATTATAAAGGAGTAAATGATCCCCATTTGCAACAGCTGCGATACAGATGAATGATTACACACAGATGCAACAATAAGTATAATCTAATAATAAGTTATTGTGAAACAGACTATCCTGCATAAATTACACTTAAGTTGATTTTGATGCCTAATTGATGCTTATACTTTAAAAGCATGATagtcatatttacatatttacagtaagacactgctattattattatttttccaacATTTTCTTTCTACACCTTTAATTCAGAGTTCAGTCAAACGGAGATCTGCAGCAAATCCTCAAATTTGATAAGGTGGAATTATCAGCAAATTGGCATCCATCAGTTCAACACAGCTGTGTCAAttaatgatttttaaatgttcaaagaGATTAGTATTTAACTTTCTGTTAAGTGATCAAGTGATTTTAGGCCTtgttcattttaatcatttatataAATTAATCGTTTAATTTCAGCATTATGTAAATGTCACCTTAACTTCTGAGACCTGTATTAGTATGCATTTGTCTCCACTATTGCATTGCATATCATAAGAATCTCAGATTCTTTTGCATCATTTCTTTCTGTTAGACTATACTTTGAAGTTCTCTCCAAAAGCTGCATTGCTGATGGTGTGCGTGCTCTGATGAATGATTTAGACATCTGTCTGTTAAATGTGTCTCCTTTTTGCCAGAAAAGGTGGGTGTGAGCTCGTAGGCATACTGTAGCTGTCACCACGTCAGGGGTAATGAGGTGAGATGGGTTGCAACCAAGTGCTCAACCAAGCAAAACAAAGCCATATGTTTGTCTAAAGGTGCCTCCTTCTGGACTGTTTGAGATGTCATTGTTGTCAGGGCAGCGTGTTGTATTTGTCTCTGTCTGTTCTCTTGTTCCATCAAGCTCACTGTGTGTGTAGCAAACGCTAAATAAATGGCAGTCAGCAGCCACTCTGCTTTAGGCACTAGCCCCGGTCCTTTAATCTTAGCCAGCCTCTCCccctcagctttttttttttcccccttgtctCTGACTAACCACTCTTGACAGTGGAAGTGCAGAAAGGTAGGCTGCCTGTCGGCTGCAGGGCAAATTTAAACAAacgagaaaaataaaattaggaatacaacacacaaaaagaaaactgacagCTCTGGTACATGAGAATAATTACAGGCTAGAGTGAAATTAGCACAGGCGAATGGAAGGGAAGAATAAGGAGCACCAGAGAGAGTGGCAAAAGAAGAATGAATATAGGTGAGCAGCTCGAGCGCTTTTCTTCAGGAGCAGGTTATGGGAGTTGGTGAGAGCTGAGGGAAAATGCTGAGCATTGTATTCAGAGTCTAACAGGTGTAACAAATTCTAGGAGGTAGTCATTTGCAGAGGTAGCTGCCTATGTAGCCGCTGCTTTTAGTATAATAGAAATATGAAGAGTAGCCCAACAGGGACTGCATCCAGAATGCATGTGTTTGAAATGTAGAGTGGGCAAAGTAGGAGGGAGATGAAAGAAAGAGGGTAGGCAAGAGTTGGATGCTGTCGACTACACTGGATATCCCTCTGTGGTTTTTTCCTTAAAAGTCTCAGAACTGGAGAAAAATTCCCCACAGAAACTTTAAATGGATTTCTTTCTGTGTTGAAGCATGTACATTAGTCTTAATACATCCTGTAAATATAGCCTGTAAATCATGCATAAAGCAGCGAGAATGAGCACTTGCATTTTGACGAATAGCCACAATTTCAATTAATAGGACCATTAAAGTCAGAGGACAGGCTGATGGGTGCATTCATAGTCGCTGTGAGCAAAGAGCCAGTTCCCTCTGAAAAACATCACACGCACTTACTACAACTCTTGACATGCGCACCCCATCACATCAAGACTTCTCCCTCTTTCAGCATTAACGGCAGACAACACAACAGCACACTCAAGGATTACTGCGAGAGGATCCGAGCTGATGGGGCCGCTGGCGTAATTGTGATAAATGACGGCCTTTCGTCAGCGTGCCGCTCCATGGAGCAAAGAGCATGCTTTTCTGCCGAGAACATTTTGGGGAGGCTTCCATTCACTTAACCACTTCAGCATgaggaaaacataaaaacatgcaaTTTCCTGTGACTGCACAATAAGAGCTGATAGACTTTAATATAGTGAAGGTTTTGCAAGGAGGAGGTAGGGTTTTGTCTCTGAGGCCTCTTGGACTTGAATAATTTGGACCGACTccttgtgtttgtctgtgtgtgtgattttctgCCAATAATGCCTCTTTATAATAGCCAATGAACTGTCAACACTAGGAGACTATGAAATACTTTATTAGTTTGCAGTCTGTCCTGGAGGTGTAGCTGAAAACAGCTGTGGAATAACGTCACAGTATACATATGGCATATGTCCAAGTTCCACATGGTACACATATTGTGTACGACAACCCAGAGGCTCGTTGCACCATGAGGAAACAAGGCACTTGACTGTAGTGTACATGCTTTATGCCTGCCGCTCTGGACCACGCTGCCCAACATTTTGATAAAATTGTGAAAGGATTCATCCGTTATTTAAGTGGAATTAAAAagttcactcttttttttatctaaaGTGAAAAAAGATATTTGAGGGTTGTATAGGtggctggacttcttttttttttttttttttttttttttggtcttttctttttttaaatgaccgaCACTTTGGGACGAGTGGAGATCACAAAAAAACATgagttttaaatgcattttgaaaCTCTAAAGGGATTACTTACATTGGTATTCAGTCTTAGTAAACAATTTAGTAAAATAGAGCTGTACTGTACACAAAGATGACGCAAAATGCTTGTTGCCCACCTTTAAGCCCAGCCACTGAAATATTACATTAATGCAAACAGTGTCTTCTGTCGCTGGCAACTTGACTTGTGCgcattttgttgttgtaaaatTGTTGCTGGATAATTAAAACAGCAAATAATGACACATTTGTACATTTGCCAGTTATTAAAGTGAAGTCTACTTAACTGATGCACATTTAAGTTAGATAAAATGTCATAAAATTCTAAACACAGTTTAGAGATGTTCAACCATGATGCCCATGAGTCTGCAGGTTTTCACTCCAACTAAATGACAAAGTGACTGATTCCTCtcattaacattttctttcagacaAGACAAACTATTACATAATATCAATCGGTGTTTGGATAGAACAACCTTGGTACAGGGACTCTCCACAATATATCTGGGAACTCATGAtaaaatttaatctattatataatgcaagggggaaaaaaatctgagatCCTCATCCTATTACAATATTGTGAAAAACTGTATAATTTTACCTCTTcaggcatgtaaaaaaaaaaaaaaaaaaaagctaagaaAGTAAAATCACCTGCAATCGTGATTAGACTTTGATTTAAAGGGTCCTCAGGTTAGACTCTACATTAACATACTGAAGCACAGTGAAGAGTTTTTAGTGGTAGATGGCTTTTGAATGTTGGCTCTGTGGTACTGAAGGAAAAAGTGAATCATCACTCCCGTGTATTAAAGTTTTCTCTGTAAAAGTCCCCTGTGAAGTGAAGTGAGAAAATGTACACTGAAAGGTCACAAGCTGTATTTTGGCATCTAATGGTCTTTTGGCAGAAgagtttaatcttttttttttttttttttttccctgaaccCTCATGAATTTgtgcaacaaatttgtgttccTCACCCCTAAACAGATGCAACAAATCAGTGGCATCAGATATTTATCAAGAAGTCTtcagaattcttttttttaaaaaaagaaaagctcaaaatGCATTTCAACAAACGTGATGACAGTTAAATCAAGATTAAACCACGATGAACAATAGCAGACGTCAACACATATTTCTGAAATAGTCTTTACAATCTGACAGATGTGTTCACAGTGTtgacttttaaaaatatacttCCACAAATCAGAGCACTGCTTTTTGAGTTATTCTGAGCACAACAAAATGTGCACAAAGCCAAGCTTGCCAAATGCATCTCCACAGTTCTGCATTATATCCTCCGCTGTTATACTGAAATTCAGTACAGTTATCTGTTTGGATGTGATACCGGCTTGGCTACTCCGAATTTTCACTGTGGTTGTTTGTGCATGCCTTTGTGTATGCGTGCATGTTGAGTGATTCTCTAAAGTTCATGAGAGATGAAAGAGGGTCCTAAAGGCGTCGCTGTGGGCTCCAAGCTGACGTGGGAGAGCGAGTGGCTTTGAGAACGAGACAACGTGTGATAATTAGAGGGAGGAGCTTTCCCCTGAGCCTGGCCCTCTCCCTGCTCTGTACACTGGTTTGGCAAGGTTGAGTCTCCTGGTTCTGCTCCAGCCACAGTCCCACCTCCTGCAGCACCGCGCTCCTGTTTATGTCTCTCCCAGGCTGAGCTCAGCTTCACAGCCAGAGCCAGCAGGTTCTTCCCCAGAAACACAGTGGACACACGGGGGTCCCTATACCACAGCATGCCTGCACCCCTCAGGGCCAGGGTGAAGATATTGATAGTGACCAAGCTGAGCCAAGGGTACAAAGCCTCCTTGCGGGGTCCTCTCTGTCCTGGGAGGCCAGTGGCTCCCAGCTCTGTGAGGGCCACgcacggcagcagcagcaggagggcaTAGCAGTAAAAGAAGACCAGACCCTCAGCCCAAATGGGCAGCCTCTGCTCTACAATCCCGCCAGTACCTGCTGCAGACCCTCCTTGGGCTTCCCAAAGCCCCGCCTGCAGGTCCAGCACATCCAGCAAGTCaaccaccacccacaggagccGGCCCCGCACCTCCTGCTTCCTGCGCTGCGGGGTCATGTGGTCAGCTCCCGTCAGGATGAGAAATAGGGAGGGTAGGCAGATGGACAGCAGCAACGTCAGGGTCTTTCTGGCCAGAGGATCAGGTGGCCGGCGCTCCTGCCTGTAATTGTGGCAGACGAAGAAGAGCTTGAGCTGGAGCAGTGACAGGAACAGGAACCAGAGGGCATTGGCAAATCCACGACGTGGAGAACGCGCCTCAGACACCACGCCAGCTGAGACAAAGCGCAGCGCGAGCAGGAAGCCCAGATCACCCAGCAACACTGCCACATATTGCCACACACTAGGTCCTGAAAGACCCCGAGCTCCCAGCATGCTCTGCTCCAGCAAGTAGAGGTCCACCACTGCCATCGTGCTCACCGTGACCAGGGTTGATACGCACACCTGGGGCGTAGGCACCATGCCTGAAAGAGaaatacacacagatgcactgTCGGAAATCTGTTGCATAGACAAAATTCAGAGTCTGCTCACATCGATGTGCGTGGTGCCATCTGTCTCCAGTAAAGCTGACAAATCCGGAGGATAAGaacatgcttgtttttttttttgtttgttttgtttcccctgaaaacaaacatgtaaaataatttaatgcTGGTTGCTATGGTTAAAGACAATAGCTGCAGAGTAAGCAGTAAGAACCCTTCATCTTTGGCCAGAGCTACATTCACCCTGGCTGCTCAAGCTGGGAAGCctattaaattgttttttttttttcaccccctCTGCAGCTCTTTGAATTAAATAGTCTTCATTTTCCATAAAGGTCCTAACATTGCTGCTGTTCCAGAgatcagagattttttttccccaagttctcagctgttacttttttctgtttattgtttCTGATCTTTTTTCTACTCAGCttattcattattaattaattgCATTCAGCCGCAGCTAGGTGCCCTGTCaaagctttttctttgtctctatAGCATGCCGTGTTTATTCTCATACTGTGCTGCAGCCTTTAATCATCTGAAATTCCCCTATCATTTCAGATgaatattgatatttttgttatttgttcagAGATGCGTTCGTCTCGTGTCTTTGTGTACAcactgtgcatttgtgtgagTGCAGGCAGGCAATGCTAATTTGGCTGAAAATGAGGTTTCATGTTATTTTGTCACAGCTCCTATCTCAGCCACAGACAGTGTAAACCTCAGTATTGATTTCATTGTGAGAAATAATCATTGACTTTACAGTGCAATTGAATTCATGTCTCTTTATCGTATTTAGCTGAAAAGCACAGCATACGCCACTGGACTGTCTGTTATCTGCCCAGCACCACTCCTGGGTGTCAACCCATCAACTGGATCGATGGTATTATAATATAAAATCATTACCAGCTCAGATGTGTCCTAACAGCAACAGTTGAGCGTGATCGAGCGGGGGATTGTCAGCATGATTGTGGCCTCTGAGAAAAGTCTGCCCGTGAAAAATGTGTATTGATATCTTGCCGATGGAAGACACATCACTTCCCCCACTGTAAGACTAACAGGAGCTCTGCCATCTCCTCGGTGCTGTCTGAATCATTGAATAGGGCTGAAGAACTCCACTGGGTAAAAAAGGGGTTTTgagatagtgtgtgtgtgtgtgtgtgtgtgtgtgcgtgtgggagagtgaaagaaagaggagaatAAGACTGCAAGTGAAAGATTAATAGGCCTTTTGGCTGTCTACATGCCTAATAAAGTGTTACTGCATGATGGTAATAGTTCATAAATAAGCTCAGGGGGAGAGGGGGTGAAAGTGATGAAGAAGGAAAAGAGTCAAATGCAGATAGAAAGTGACTTCCACCCACTTATACGAATGCATGCATTTCATGAGCCAGCTCGGCCTGGATGGATCTAAATGCATTCATCATGGCGACTATTGAAGAATCACAGACATTAAAGGTTCGTTCTGAATCGGATGAATCAAAGAGATGAGGAAGGGAACGATCTCGACTGATTAATCTCCTCGGAGGCATGGTGGGAGGACAGGCGTGGATCATGCCAGCAATGTCTGATTGTCTGTGAAGCCTTTTGTCTCACTGCACACGGAAACTTGATTATCGTTTCCACAAAATTGAATGAATTTCACCAAGCCGCAGATTGAGAGGATATTGGAATTTAAATTTGTTTCTTGGGGGACAACCCCAGCCTGCaggagaggaggcagaggaggaggagggaagaggTTGAAGAAGTTCACATCCACCGTTGCGGTCAGGTTTCACGAGGTCATGCCTCTCGAGTTATTCCACGTGCACCTTAAATTTTACCCTGCAAATCTACCCGTCAGTCTGCCGTTTGTGTTTTGACTGCCTGTCAACGCTGTGTAATTTATTCCGCTCTGAGTGAGGGACCGGGATGACAGCCCTCTTGTCCACTCAGCTCATCAATAATGACCATATTCATCATTCTGCTGTCTGGGAAGTGACACTGCTGTTGACGAGGTGAGGCAGCCTATTCCACTGTAAGCATGAGTAATGGCATATAATAGTGTGCAGCTTAAACATTTGTgtattagcattaaaaatacatttttttttcccagaaatgTATCCTGTACTTGTCTTCCTCACATAAGGCATGAGTGCACACCCTGTGCACTATTGAATAGGTAATCATCCAAAAAGCACTTCAATTCTTtccagcacacacacgcactctgACGGAAATAAAGCAAGGGGTGGGGTTGCCACTTGCATTTGTTTTCTAATACTGGGTGATTCCTGATTGAACAGAAATGTATGTAGAGCAAAGATTAATTTGTCTGCACCTACAGTTTATCTTCATAAAACACCCACTGAAGAGCTGCAATTTGCATCACAGACAAAATCCTTCACAACTTATCACAGGTGGCACAGGAGCACCAAGGGCATCGGGACAGCATCTGAGCCATTATGTACAAACTCATTAATTAATAGAGTCAGGGGTGAGCAGCCTCTGATAATGCTGAATAAATCCTCTCCCCAGACATTAAAACATCTGTTGATTTATCAGGTAACAGCCCCAGAGTTTCCCGACGGTGTTgctgttgcaatttttttttttttttacacggttatcacatttttttttttttttttgaattttgtgTTGAAATGTGGTTATCTGTAGCTGCCCAGCATGCAGTGCTGCCTTGAGACATCTTGCATCCTTTAACGA
The sequence above is a segment of the Archocentrus centrarchus isolate MPI-CPG fArcCen1 chromosome 10, fArcCen1, whole genome shotgun sequence genome. Coding sequences within it:
- the tmem265 gene encoding transmembrane protein 121, whose protein sequence is MVPTPQVCVSTLVTVSTMAVVDLYLLEQSMLGARGLSGPSVWQYVAVLLGDLGFLLALRFVSAGVVSEARSPRRGFANALWFLFLSLLQLKLFFVCHNYRQERRPPDPLARKTLTLLLSICLPSLFLILTGADHMTPQRRKQEVRGRLLWVVVDLLDVLDLQAGLWEAQGGSAAGTGGIVEQRLPIWAEGLVFFYCYALLLLLPCVALTELGATGLPGQRGPRKEALYPWLSLVTINIFTLALRGAGMLWYRDPRVSTVFLGKNLLALAVKLSSAWERHKQERGAAGGGTVAGAEPGDSTLPNQCTEQGEGQAQGKAPPSNYHTLSRSQSHSLSHVSLEPTATPLGPSFISHEL